A single window of Oerskovia paurometabola DNA harbors:
- a CDS encoding S8 family peptidase: MKHRSLLAALSGLAVVAASTLPAASLPSDPAGPSGPDLTSKSASSLSPTESEAGKVAPSLADSSGTVTAFVQLDTPSGVDLADQGASPAQVEDNQAVVERLADTVVPAQTNARSARAAGAPQQVSVTSRLVPGVVVTGDAEQVRALAADDKVVTVYRIIPKTPSNKGTDAFTRALEAWQSTGYTGQGVRIGIIDTGIDYTHAGFGGPGTQAAYDEAYGVKGQGPVPAGTFDDAKYLGGYDFAGYDYDASGTVPGTSLIPTPDENPIDSLDSIGSGHGSHVAGTTGGYGVLADGTTFDGDYTTLTDISDWTVGPGSAPESGLYALKVFGDLGGSTNVVVDALEFAADPDGDGDLSDRLDIVNLSLGSDNSPADDPENLFIDQLSRLGTLAVVASGNAGDVTDVGGSPGNARTSLTVANSVGNTQTFDGVEVTAPAGVAGSYPAQNSQSYTGSVDVTAEVAFLGATVSGCTPLTPAQAAATAGKIAFLYWDDDDATRACGSATRFNNAQAAGAVGVLLSSELEVFAAGIAGNAGIPGAQLTGPSHDALRPAIEAGGVVLTLGPSLANSSFVEIPAIGDTLNAGSSRGVHGSLGVVKPDVAAPGTGISSVASGRLTQPGIKSGTSMATPHVAGIAALVKEAHPGWSAQQVKTAVMNTASHDVWTGQGGTGTAYGPERVGSGRVDAVDAVKNSTLAFSAQDKELVSVSYGLVPVADKTVTERRTVDVQNTGSQAVKYAAAFTTSSTAGGATVTVSPANLTIPAGQTRTVTLTLTADPATLAKQLDPTSAETTSGVPRDFVGMLTGRLVLTPESGSELRVPVQAAPKLVSDLTGKDVTFLNQDTSAELDLDGRGVASGGWTSLVAPFELKATSPRLEADAAEGSSASAVASGDIRAVGFTSSAPQYAAAGAEPGDGRIGIGVAMDGDWASLGAVMFPSVETDVDGDGSAEFETVVRKYNESDLTLATTYTLKDWTGPDGEEYGAGEGVLLEPVNSVWADVDTSVFDSNVLVVPIAIAELGIEPGTVPSFTVATYSYYGTQPDQSIDRVGPFTGDPYDPAYWFSGGGQLLFVGADDAPLTVNRSAAATEAGTGELLLLHLHNASAGKRWQTVGVRNLDASVELTVTAQSRCVAGKAQVAVRAVNDGAAKADVVVETPFGTKTFKDVAPGKSASQSFSSRSTAIDAGTATVTGTAVVEGVTVTTPYEAGYEAISCG; this comes from the coding sequence ATGAAGCACCGTTCGTTGTTAGCTGCTCTCTCAGGACTGGCGGTGGTCGCAGCATCGACGCTGCCCGCCGCGTCCTTACCGTCCGATCCCGCCGGGCCCTCCGGCCCCGACCTCACGTCGAAGTCCGCGAGCTCGCTGTCCCCCACGGAGAGCGAGGCGGGCAAGGTCGCCCCCTCGCTCGCCGACTCCTCCGGGACCGTGACCGCGTTCGTCCAGCTCGACACCCCGTCCGGTGTGGACCTCGCTGACCAGGGCGCGAGCCCGGCGCAGGTCGAGGACAACCAGGCCGTCGTCGAGCGCCTCGCGGACACCGTCGTCCCCGCGCAGACGAACGCCCGCAGTGCCCGCGCCGCGGGTGCACCCCAGCAGGTGTCCGTCACGAGCAGGCTCGTCCCCGGCGTCGTCGTGACGGGTGACGCCGAGCAGGTCCGGGCACTGGCCGCCGACGACAAGGTCGTCACGGTCTACCGCATCATCCCCAAGACGCCCTCGAACAAGGGCACCGACGCGTTCACGCGCGCCCTCGAGGCCTGGCAGAGCACGGGCTACACGGGGCAGGGCGTCCGGATCGGGATCATCGACACGGGCATCGACTACACGCACGCGGGCTTCGGCGGCCCGGGCACGCAGGCCGCGTACGACGAGGCGTACGGCGTCAAGGGGCAGGGCCCCGTCCCCGCGGGGACGTTCGACGACGCCAAGTACCTCGGCGGGTACGACTTCGCGGGGTACGACTACGACGCGTCGGGCACCGTGCCGGGCACGTCGCTGATCCCGACGCCGGACGAGAACCCGATCGACTCGCTCGACTCGATCGGCTCGGGTCACGGCTCGCACGTCGCGGGCACGACGGGCGGCTACGGCGTCCTGGCCGACGGGACGACGTTCGACGGCGACTACACGACCCTCACGGACATCTCCGACTGGACGGTCGGGCCGGGCTCGGCCCCCGAGTCGGGCCTGTACGCGCTCAAGGTCTTCGGCGACCTGGGCGGCTCGACGAACGTCGTGGTCGACGCGCTCGAGTTCGCGGCCGACCCCGACGGTGACGGTGACCTGTCCGACCGGCTCGACATCGTCAACCTCTCGCTCGGCTCGGACAACAGCCCGGCCGACGACCCGGAGAACCTGTTCATCGACCAGCTCTCACGCCTGGGCACGCTCGCGGTGGTCGCGTCGGGCAACGCGGGCGACGTGACCGACGTGGGCGGCTCGCCGGGCAACGCCCGCACCTCCCTCACGGTCGCGAACTCGGTGGGCAACACCCAGACGTTCGACGGCGTCGAGGTCACGGCCCCTGCGGGCGTCGCGGGCTCCTACCCCGCGCAGAACTCGCAGAGCTACACGGGTTCGGTCGACGTGACCGCGGAGGTCGCGTTCCTGGGCGCCACGGTCAGCGGGTGCACGCCCCTGACGCCGGCCCAGGCCGCCGCCACGGCGGGCAAGATCGCGTTCCTCTACTGGGACGACGACGACGCCACCCGGGCCTGCGGGAGCGCGACGCGGTTCAACAACGCGCAGGCCGCGGGCGCGGTCGGCGTCCTGCTGTCGTCCGAGCTCGAGGTCTTCGCGGCCGGGATCGCGGGCAACGCCGGCATCCCGGGCGCGCAGCTCACGGGTCCGAGCCACGACGCGCTGCGTCCGGCGATCGAGGCGGGCGGGGTCGTCCTGACGCTCGGCCCGTCGCTCGCGAACTCGTCGTTCGTCGAGATCCCCGCGATCGGGGACACGCTCAACGCGGGGTCGTCGCGCGGGGTGCACGGCTCGCTGGGCGTCGTGAAGCCCGACGTCGCCGCACCCGGCACGGGGATCTCCTCCGTGGCCTCGGGTCGTCTCACGCAGCCCGGCATCAAGTCGGGCACGTCCATGGCCACCCCCCACGTCGCGGGCATCGCGGCGCTCGTCAAGGAGGCCCACCCGGGCTGGAGCGCGCAGCAGGTCAAGACGGCCGTCATGAACACGGCCTCGCACGACGTGTGGACGGGCCAGGGCGGCACGGGCACGGCGTACGGCCCCGAGCGGGTCGGGTCCGGTCGCGTGGACGCGGTCGACGCGGTGAAGAACTCGACCCTCGCGTTCTCGGCGCAGGACAAGGAGCTCGTCTCGGTGTCGTACGGGCTCGTGCCCGTGGCTGACAAGACCGTCACGGAGCGACGCACGGTCGACGTGCAGAACACGGGTTCGCAGGCCGTGAAGTACGCGGCGGCGTTCACGACGTCGAGCACCGCGGGGGGCGCGACCGTCACGGTCTCGCCCGCGAACCTCACGATCCCCGCGGGGCAGACCCGGACGGTCACGCTGACCCTGACGGCCGACCCGGCGACGCTCGCGAAGCAGCTCGACCCGACGTCGGCCGAGACCACCTCGGGCGTGCCGCGCGACTTCGTCGGCATGCTCACGGGTCGCCTGGTCCTGACGCCGGAGTCGGGCAGCGAGCTGCGCGTCCCGGTCCAGGCCGCGCCGAAGCTCGTGAGCGACCTGACGGGCAAGGACGTCACGTTCCTGAACCAGGACACGTCGGCCGAGCTCGACCTCGACGGACGCGGCGTGGCCTCGGGCGGCTGGACGTCTCTCGTGGCGCCGTTCGAGCTCAAGGCGACGAGCCCGCGGCTCGAGGCGGACGCCGCCGAGGGCTCGTCGGCCTCGGCGGTCGCGTCGGGCGACATCCGCGCGGTCGGCTTCACGTCGAGCGCACCGCAGTACGCGGCCGCGGGCGCCGAGCCTGGCGACGGCCGGATCGGCATCGGCGTGGCCATGGACGGCGACTGGGCCTCGCTCGGCGCGGTCATGTTCCCGTCGGTCGAGACCGACGTGGACGGCGACGGATCGGCCGAGTTCGAGACCGTGGTCCGCAAGTACAACGAGTCGGACCTGACCCTGGCGACCACGTACACGCTCAAGGACTGGACCGGTCCCGACGGCGAGGAGTACGGGGCGGGCGAGGGCGTGCTGCTCGAGCCGGTCAACTCGGTCTGGGCGGACGTCGACACGTCGGTCTTCGACAGCAACGTGCTCGTGGTGCCGATCGCGATCGCCGAGCTCGGCATCGAGCCGGGCACGGTGCCGTCGTTCACGGTCGCGACGTACTCGTACTACGGCACGCAGCCCGACCAGTCGATCGACCGGGTCGGTCCGTTCACGGGCGACCCGTACGACCCCGCGTACTGGTTCAGCGGCGGTGGCCAGCTCCTGTTCGTGGGCGCCGACGACGCACCGCTCACGGTCAACCGGTCGGCGGCGGCCACCGAGGCCGGGACGGGCGAGCTGCTCCTGCTGCACCTGCACAACGCGAGTGCGGGCAAGCGCTGGCAGACGGTCGGGGTCCGGAACCTCGACGCGTCGGTCGAGCTCACGGTCACGGCGCAGTCGCGCTGCGTCGCGGGCAAGGCGCAGGTCGCGGTCCGGGCGGTCAACGACGGCGCCGCGAAGGCCGACGTCGTGGTCGAGACGCCGTTCGGGACCAAGACGTTCAAGGACGTCGCGCCGGGCAAGTCGGCCTCGCAGTCGTTCAGCTCGCGGTCGACCGCGATCGACGCCGGTACGGCGACGGTCACGGGCACCGCGGTCGTCGAGGGCGTCACGGTGACGACGCCCTACGAAGCCGGGTACGAGGCGATCAGCTGCGGCTGA